The following are encoded together in the Deltaproteobacteria bacterium genome:
- a CDS encoding transporter substrate-binding domain-containing protein has product MRERVDCGLGKHWKALVVALALVAGGRAALGQDLGALRRTGVLRVGTAGDYAPFSLAKGDTITGFDAEVATRIARDLGVRVQWVRFRWPDLADDLSAGKFDLVASGVTVRPERALLGRYTRPYAVAGAVALVRREDSERLADRAALNRPGVHIAVNRGGHLERLAHRLFPNATIEPVTDNSELPDRVLGARVHAALTDTIEARGWLRPELSLIGPFSRDRKALLVRRAAPELAHWLDTWLRERERDGWLGQLRRQWLGDSMFFAAGADREAVLQDIDLRCRLMPLVAATKIAQGLPIEDRGQEARVLERAKATARQVGIEPEQVVRLFASLVRAAKIIQATSGTDPRALAPPLEQLRDAIAGIDEHLVHQLRAAARTVKPMEWHAGVREGVEADGLTAALKADIADALAKSRTLAGSPKPAKKQAPPAVDAPGPEPQLR; this is encoded by the coding sequence GTGCGCGAGCGGGTCGATTGCGGGCTGGGTAAACATTGGAAAGCGTTGGTGGTGGCGCTGGCGCTGGTGGCGGGCGGGCGCGCGGCGCTCGGTCAAGATCTCGGCGCCCTGCGCCGGACGGGCGTCCTGCGGGTCGGTACCGCCGGCGACTATGCTCCTTTCAGCCTAGCCAAAGGCGACACCATTACCGGCTTCGACGCCGAGGTGGCCACCCGCATCGCGCGTGATCTCGGCGTGCGCGTGCAGTGGGTGCGCTTCCGCTGGCCTGATTTGGCGGACGACCTCAGTGCCGGCAAGTTCGACCTCGTCGCCAGCGGCGTGACCGTGCGCCCGGAGCGGGCACTGCTCGGCCGCTACACGCGCCCGTATGCAGTGGCCGGCGCGGTGGCGTTAGTCCGGCGCGAGGACAGCGAGCGTTTGGCCGACCGTGCCGCCCTCAATCGGCCGGGGGTACATATCGCCGTCAATCGTGGCGGTCATCTCGAGCGGCTCGCGCACCGCTTGTTTCCCAATGCCACAATTGAGCCGGTCACCGACAACAGCGAGCTGCCGGACCGGGTGTTGGGTGCGCGCGTGCACGCCGCCCTCACCGACACCATCGAGGCGCGCGGTTGGCTGCGTCCGGAGCTGAGTCTGATCGGGCCGTTCAGCCGCGACCGCAAGGCGTTGCTGGTGCGGCGCGCCGCACCCGAGCTGGCGCACTGGCTCGACACCTGGCTGCGCGAACGCGAGCGCGACGGCTGGCTCGGGCAGTTGCGCCGCCAATGGCTCGGCGACAGCATGTTCTTCGCCGCCGGTGCCGACCGCGAAGCGGTTCTACAAGACATTGACCTGCGCTGCCGGCTGATGCCGCTGGTGGCCGCCACCAAGATCGCACAGGGCCTGCCGATCGAGGATCGCGGGCAGGAGGCCCGCGTGCTCGAACGCGCCAAGGCCACCGCCCGCCAGGTCGGGATCGAGCCCGAGCAAGTGGTGCGGCTGTTTGCCTCGTTGGTTCGGGCTGCGAAGATCATTCAGGCCACCAGCGGCACCGATCCGCGGGCGTTGGCACCCCCACTGGAGCAACTGCGTGATGCCATTGCCGGCATTGACGAGCACCTTGTGCACCAGCTGCGGGCCGCTGCACGCACGGTTAAGCCGATGGAGTGGCACGCCGGTGTGCGCGAAGGCGTCGAGGCCGATGGTTTGACCGCCGCGTTGAAGGCCGACATCGCCGACGCGCTGGCGAAGTCGCGAACCCTCGCCGGTTCTCCGAAGCCAGCGAAGAAGCAGGCACCCCCAGCGGTTGATGCCCCCGGGCCGGAACCGCAGCTTCGCTAG
- a CDS encoding AAA family ATPase, protein MRGVIHIPPYRLDGETRTLWRGSSQIPLRAKSFTVLAYLVRSAGHVLSKAELLSALWPGVHVADAALKVCVREIRRALADDAGAPRFIETVGRVGYRFVGETARDEARAQAAGDAFVGRTAELERLGSALRRALHGRRQFVFVTGEAGIGKTALLQRFRQVHLRGVTVARGQCVEQAGGDEAYGPLLEAIRALCSEDGGHLVALLRRTTPAWLTYLPGLISDHERLTLARELWGTGQQHLLRGLVGGLEAIAAHEPLMLLIEDLHWSDRPTLELLTALARRTEPARLLVVGTYRSEDTAVATASVASTVAELRLRGSADEIALLGLAPAEIGQYVCERFPDLAQSKELASAVWRQTEGNPLYAVNTLDRLVADGALIRPQGRWRLAPGQRPVADLVPETLAATLRAQVEALHPADVRVLEVAGLVGLRFDTHTVGAALKTSPEHVRAVCNGVVAAGRMLSAAGEDEWPDGTKAAEFAFAHAVYRDAFARRVDAARRGALHRRIAEALDRGYSGNAGPVAARLAGHYEAAGLYARAAGHRKAAAATAIARCAYPEAIAHVERGLDLLKHLPASRQRDSLELALRSTGSTALIDTKGFAAPAVRDTFDRSLALCRRLRQAPELFQVLDGLHSYAVTAGDLQTGEQLARRMMRLAERRRDPSLLVEAHHVLGCVRWRRGDLAGGRRHLEAAIALYTPEAGAIGLRYCGHDPKVCCLGNLGLVLWHSGYPDRALQAGEDARRWGHTVGHPYSAALGELLLSWLRALRAEFRLAREHAEAAQAIAGRYDLEAIELESAMFWGLALAGLGEADTGARRAIEAFERYQRLAPVSADLCVLLASALLLAGRGETAGRAIDLAQEDLARHGPAFSQIDIFLIDAIVHGWSSDVETARHRLNQAVVLCRRCGAAALELRALLVLCSLPAADKQRAGALRLLKQCRSRFTEGFETRDLRESAGLLAQQAVGAVSPVRRAANKWPARRSRRSTALQ, encoded by the coding sequence ATGCGCGGCGTGATCCACATCCCGCCCTACCGCCTCGATGGCGAGACGCGGACGCTGTGGCGCGGTAGCAGCCAGATCCCGTTGCGCGCGAAGAGTTTCACGGTGCTTGCGTATCTGGTGCGCAGCGCCGGCCACGTACTATCCAAGGCGGAGCTGCTGTCGGCGCTCTGGCCCGGCGTGCATGTCGCCGACGCCGCGCTCAAGGTCTGCGTGCGCGAGATCCGCCGGGCGCTCGCCGACGACGCCGGCGCGCCACGCTTCATCGAGACGGTCGGCCGTGTCGGTTATCGCTTCGTCGGCGAGACCGCGCGCGACGAGGCAAGGGCACAGGCGGCGGGCGACGCCTTCGTCGGCCGAACGGCTGAGCTTGAGCGCCTGGGCAGCGCCCTGAGGCGCGCTCTCCACGGCCGCCGCCAGTTTGTGTTCGTCACCGGGGAAGCCGGCATCGGCAAGACGGCCCTCTTGCAACGCTTCCGCCAAGTTCACCTGCGCGGTGTGACTGTGGCCCGCGGCCAGTGCGTCGAGCAAGCGGGCGGCGACGAAGCCTACGGGCCCCTCTTGGAGGCGATCCGCGCTCTGTGTAGCGAGGACGGCGGTCATCTCGTCGCCCTGCTCCGCCGCACCACCCCCGCATGGCTTACGTATCTGCCGGGGCTGATCAGCGATCATGAGCGACTGACCCTGGCACGCGAGCTGTGGGGCACAGGCCAGCAGCACCTGCTCCGCGGTCTGGTCGGCGGTCTCGAAGCCATCGCCGCGCACGAGCCGCTCATGCTGCTGATCGAGGACTTGCACTGGAGTGACCGCCCGACGCTGGAGCTGCTCACCGCGCTCGCCCGGCGCACCGAGCCGGCGCGGTTGCTGGTGGTAGGCACCTACCGCTCCGAGGATACGGCCGTGGCGACGGCTTCGGTGGCGTCAACTGTCGCCGAGCTACGACTTCGCGGCAGCGCCGACGAGATCGCCCTGTTAGGGCTCGCGCCCGCCGAGATCGGCCAGTACGTTTGCGAGCGCTTTCCCGATCTCGCGCAGTCGAAAGAGCTCGCCAGCGCCGTGTGGCGCCAGACCGAGGGCAATCCGCTGTACGCGGTCAACACGCTCGACCGCCTCGTTGCCGACGGCGCTCTCATCCGCCCGCAGGGACGCTGGCGGCTCGCCCCGGGGCAGCGGCCGGTGGCAGACCTCGTGCCGGAGACGCTTGCGGCCACACTGCGGGCTCAGGTGGAGGCGCTGCATCCGGCCGACGTGCGCGTGCTCGAGGTGGCCGGTCTCGTCGGTCTTCGCTTTGACACCCACACCGTGGGGGCGGCGCTCAAGACTAGCCCCGAGCACGTTCGCGCAGTGTGCAACGGGGTGGTTGCCGCCGGGCGGATGCTGAGCGCCGCGGGTGAAGACGAGTGGCCCGATGGGACAAAAGCGGCAGAGTTCGCGTTTGCTCACGCCGTCTATCGCGATGCCTTCGCTCGGCGCGTCGATGCCGCACGGCGCGGCGCTCTGCACCGGCGCATCGCCGAGGCCCTCGATCGCGGGTACAGCGGCAACGCCGGCCCCGTCGCCGCGCGGCTCGCCGGGCACTACGAGGCGGCCGGGCTGTACGCCCGTGCGGCCGGGCATCGCAAGGCGGCGGCGGCAACCGCTATCGCTCGCTGCGCCTATCCGGAAGCCATCGCACACGTCGAGCGCGGCCTCGACCTGCTCAAGCATCTGCCCGCTTCCCGGCAGCGAGACAGCTTGGAGCTGGCCCTGCGCTCGACCGGCAGTACGGCGCTGATCGACACCAAGGGGTTTGCCGCACCGGCTGTGCGCGACACCTTCGATCGCAGCCTGGCGCTGTGTCGCCGGTTGCGGCAGGCGCCCGAGCTGTTTCAGGTCCTTGACGGCTTGCACAGCTACGCCGTCACTGCCGGCGATTTGCAGACCGGCGAGCAGTTGGCGCGCCGGATGATGCGACTCGCCGAGCGAAGGCGTGATCCGTCGCTGCTAGTGGAGGCCCATCACGTTCTCGGATGCGTGCGCTGGCGGCGCGGCGACCTGGCCGGTGGGCGCCGCCACCTGGAAGCGGCGATCGCGCTCTACACGCCCGAGGCGGGAGCGATCGGGCTGCGCTACTGCGGGCACGATCCGAAGGTATGCTGTCTTGGTAACCTCGGCCTAGTCCTGTGGCACTCCGGCTACCCCGACCGCGCCCTCCAAGCGGGGGAAGACGCGCGTCGCTGGGGACACACGGTCGGCCATCCCTACTCCGCCGCGCTGGGCGAGCTGCTGCTGTCCTGGCTTCGCGCGTTGCGCGCGGAATTTCGGCTGGCACGCGAGCACGCGGAAGCGGCGCAGGCCATCGCCGGGCGCTACGATCTGGAGGCGATCGAACTGGAGAGCGCCATGTTCTGGGGGCTGGCGCTCGCGGGGCTGGGAGAGGCGGACACGGGCGCCCGGCGGGCAATCGAGGCTTTCGAGAGGTACCAGCGATTGGCGCCGGTCAGCGCCGACCTGTGCGTGCTTCTGGCGAGTGCCTTGCTGCTGGCGGGCCGAGGAGAAACCGCCGGCCGGGCGATCGATCTGGCACAAGAGGATCTTGCCCGCCATGGGCCGGCGTTCTCGCAGATCGACATCTTTCTGATCGACGCGATCGTGCATGGCTGGAGCAGCGACGTAGAAACCGCCCGTCACCGTCTGAACCAAGCGGTAGTGCTCTGCCGCCGCTGCGGCGCTGCGGCGCTGGAGCTGCGCGCCCTGCTTGTACTATGTTCCCTGCCGGCCGCAGACAAACAACGCGCCGGCGCACTGCGGCTGCTGAAGCAGTGCCGGTCTCGCTTCACCGAGGGGTTCGAGACACGCGATCTCCGGGAGTCGGCCGGGCTGCTCGCTCAACAAGCCGTGGGGGCTGTTTCACCAGTTCGCCGCGCTGCCAACAAATGGCCGGCCCGCCGCTCGCGGCGATCGACTGCCCTCCAGTAG